In Zingiber officinale cultivar Zhangliang chromosome 11B, Zo_v1.1, whole genome shotgun sequence, a single window of DNA contains:
- the LOC122034593 gene encoding cysteine-rich and transmembrane domain-containing protein WIH2-like produces the protein MSYYNQQQPPVGVPPPQGYPPEGYPKDAYPPPGYPPQGYPPAGYPQQGYPPQGYPPPYAHPPPQQQSSGPSFMEGC, from the exons ATGAGCTACTACAACCAGCAGCAGCCCCCTGTTGGCGTCCCCCCTCCGCAAG GCTATCCTCCGGAAGGATACCCTAAGGACGCCTACCCGCCGCCGGGTTATCCGCCGCAGGGATACCCACCTGCCGGCTACCCGCAGCAGGGGTACCCGCCGCAAGGATACCCTCCGCCCTACGCTCACCCGCCGCCCCAGCAACAGAGCAGCGGCCCTTCCTTCATGGAGGGATGTTAA
- the LOC122035226 gene encoding F-box protein At3g12350-like: MASSPPDSEMSFSDFPEDVQINILSFLSPSEVSAFACTSRRFAALCGVSDPDSALWLAMCERRWGSCTSLRSWSSSPAASFSRLYKELDRWESLIGFWRRIGRGGPHLVFFEWGPSYIAGSLIFPAPDACGEGYGVLKLPFLWLGLSRCGEAISLLHPGGCSDSSADLLGTIPDSSVSPSGFSDRDLVPVSINFMGCSHFVVEDGHCCADGRTEESTGFLEEIEATSPPDRLMSEIYKHFANRTSPSGDKAMRRQRKKERGRFGRQHYLEPEHFVKINNYYPTPDRPLQGLWKGISEDMLLEFYLVSYDDIGGITCRRVSEGEQFSGYSPVFWTSNTTFLESPFSKEEQDLYGNREHIHLVASNPRNVVSAAVLRILCISSSYDLAIPSSSASTGDSKNVEGRVWEYDDGTFGFGFFRNNYVVDLKHIALSGSLLDTVEYFSNHSS, from the exons ATGGCTTCATCGCCTCCGGATTCGGAGATGTCCTTCTCCGACTTCCCGGAAGATGTCCAGATCAACATCCTCTCGTTCCTCTCCCCCTCCGAGGTCTCCGCCTTCGCCTGCACCTCCCGCCGCTTCGCCGCCCTCTGCGGCGTCTCCGACCCCGACAGCGCCCTCTGGCTCGCCATGTGCGAGCGCCGCTGGGGCTCATGCACCAGCCTCCGCTCCTGGTCCTCCTCGCCCGCCGCCTCCTTCTCCCGTCTCTACAAAGAGCTGGATCGATGGGAGAGCCTTATCGGTTTCTGGCGCAGGATTGGCCGTGGCGGACCGCACCTCGTCTTCTTCGAATGGGGTCCGTCCTACATTGCTGGATCGCTGATCTTCCCCGCGCCTGATGCCTGCGGCGAAGGATATGGCGTTCTCAAGCTGCCCTTCCTCTGGTTGGGTCTTTCCCGGTGCGGCGAAGCGATCAGTTTGCTCCACCCGGGCGGTTGCTCAGATTCGTCGGCGGATCTGTTGGGCACGATTCCGGATTCCTCGGTCTCACCCTCGGGCTTCTCAGATCGCGACTTGGTTCCCGTGAGCATTAACTTCATGGGTTGCAGCCATTTCGTTGTGGAAGACGGTCACTGCTGCGCTGATGGTAGGACAGAAGAGTCGACTGGGTTTCTGGAGGAGATCGAAGCGACATCGCCTCCGGACAGGTTGATGTCAGAGATCTATAAGCACTTCGCTAATCGGACGAGTCCTAGTGGTGATAAGGCAATGAGAAGgcagaggaagaaggaaaggggGCGCTTTGGGAGGCAGCATTATTTGGAGCCGGAGCATTTCGTGAAGATCAATAACTACTATCCCACTCCAGACCGACCTTTGCAGGGCTTGTGGAAG GGGATCTCTGAGGACATGCTACTTGAGTTCTACCTTGTCTCCTATGATGACATTGGTGGTATCACATGTCGGAGAGTGAGCGAAGGAGAACAATTCTCTGGTTATTCTCCTGTCTTCTGGACTTCAAACACTACATTTCTCGAGTCACCATTTTCTAAGGAGGAACAAGATCTGTATGGAAATCGCGAGCACATACATCTCGTGGCTTCAAACCCGAGAAACGTGGTGAGTGCAGCTGTCTTACGGATTCTTTGCATTAGCTCTTCTTATGACTTGGCAATTCCAAGCTCATCAGCTTCTACGGGTGATTCTAAAAATGTAGAAGGTAGAGTATGGGAATATGATGATGGAACTTTTGGGTTTGGATTTTTTCGAAATAACTATGTTGTTGACTTGAAGCATATTGCTTTAAGTGGGTCTCTACTTGATACTGTAGAATATTTCTCCAACCATTCAAGTTGA